In Juglans microcarpa x Juglans regia isolate MS1-56 chromosome 8D, Jm3101_v1.0, whole genome shotgun sequence, the following are encoded in one genomic region:
- the LOC121242311 gene encoding myrcene synthase, chloroplastic-like, with the protein MAYAMHLSILDSIRNCKLSTLLPPKRPVSALTRGKDSTIVRRSANYHPTIWHYDYIQSIRSEYVGELFTRKIEKLKEEVTMMFQNVVDPIKQFELIDTLQRLGVSYHFEDEIRRILENKHITNHNGDVCEKQSLYATAIEFRLMRQHGYDIPQDTFKSFFNEKGDFKECLCVDIEGMLALYEASFHLREGESILEEARDFATKHLKEYVDQSKDQCLCTMVNHALELPLHWRVIRSEARWFIDAYRRREDMNPTLLELAEMDFNMVQAVHQEDLKEVSRWWRSTGLGDLSFARDRVVENFLWATGALFQPQFGHERRMLAKLGALLTIVDDVYDVYGTLEELELFTDAIERWDVNEMEQLPYYMQICFLSVYNTVNEMAFDTLKEKGCNIVWYMRKAWADICKSYLLEAKWFYNGYTPTLQEYLEYGWMTITIANILVHCYFFVTNPITKEALDSLEEYPDIIRLSSFIVRLADDLGTSTDELKRGDNPKSIQCYMNDTGASEEDSRQYMRSLISATWKTINGNRIASSPFSETFNEIATNIARVSQFMYQHGDGHGIVNRETKDRVLALFIHPIPIAKN; encoded by the exons ATGGCTTACGCAATGCATCTTAGCATTCTTGATTCAATCCGAAATTGCAAACTCTCTACATTGCTCCCACCTAAAAGACCCGTCTCAGCTTTAACAAGAGGAAAAG ACTCTACTATCGTCCGACGATCAGCAAATTACCATCCTACCATTTGGCATTATGATTACATCCAATCAATAAGAAGCGAATATGTG GGGGAGTTATTCACCCGAAAGATTGAGAAGCTTAAGGAAGAAGTAACAATGATGTTTCAGAACGTGGTGGATCCTATAAAGCAATTTGAGCTAATTGACACTTTGCAAAGACTTGGAGTATCTTACCACTTTGAGGACGAAATAAGGAGGATATtggaaaataaacacattacTAATCATAATGGTGATGTTTGCGAGAAGCAAAGTTTATATGCCACAGCAATTGAGTTTAGGCTCATGAGACAACACGGATATGATATACCTCAAG ACACATTCAAAAGTTTCTTCAATGAAAAAGGGGATTTCAAAGAATGTCTATGTGTTGACATTGAAGGAATGCTTGCTTTGTATGAAGCCTCATTCCACTTGAGAGAAGGTGAAAGCATCTTGGAGGAAGCAAGAGATTTTGCAACCAAACATCTTAAAGAGTATGTGGATCAAAGCAAAGATCAATGTCTTTGTACGATGGTGAATCATGCCCTAGAGCTTCCATTGCATTGGAGAGTGATAAGGTCTGAAGCAAGGTGGTTCATTGATGCAtatagaagaagagaagataTGAACCCTACCTTGCTTGAGCTTGCAGAAATGGATTTTAATATGGTACAAGCAGTTCACCAAGAAGATCTAAAAGAAGTGTCCAG GTGGTGGAGGAGTACTGGCCTGGGAGATTTGAGCTTTGCAAGGGATAGAGTGGTGGAAAATTTCCTTTGGGCAACGGGAGCATTATTTCAACCTCAATTTGGACATGAGAGGAGAATGTTAGCAAAGCTCGGTGCATTGTTGACAATTGTAGATGATGTCTATGATGTCTATGGCACTTTAGAAGAACTTGAGCTCTTCACGGATGCTATTGAAAG ATGGGATGTCAACGAAATGGAACAACttccttattatatgcaaatttgtttcctttctgTCTACAACACGGTTAATGAAATGGCTTTTGACACTCTCAAGGAAAAGGGATGCAACATCGTTTGGTACATGAGAAAGGCG TGGGCAGATATATGCAAATCTTATTTGTTGGAGGCAAAATGGTTTTACAATGGATATACACCAACCCTTCAAGAATACCTTGAATATGGATGGATGACAATAACAATAGCAAATATACTGGTGCATTGTTATTTTTTCGTCACAAATCCCATAACAAAGGAAGCCTTGGATTCATTGGAAGAGTATCCCGATATAATTCGTTTATCATCATTCATTGTGCGACTTGCAGATGATCTCGGAACATCTACG GACGAGTTAAAGAGGGGGGATAATCCCAAATCAATCCAATGCTACATGAACGACACTGGTGCCAGTGAGGAAGATTCTCGTCAATACATGAGGTCCTTGATTAGTGCAACATGGAAGACAATTAATGGAAATCGCATTGCAAGTTCTCCATTCTCTGAAACATTTAATGAGATCGCAACGAACATTGCAAGGGTGTCCCAGTTCATGTACCAACATGGAGATGGGCACGGCATTGTAAACCGTGAGACGAAGGACCGGGTGCTAGCGTTGTTTATTCACCCCATTCCCATAGCTAAGAATTGA